A window from Chitinophaga filiformis encodes these proteins:
- a CDS encoding oxidoreductase, giving the protein MSVLNNGVIWLSGTDGKVGRSTDHGAHWDWITVPGYDSCDWRSLVAFNDKRALLLNAGEPAHLLLTTDGGATWKEVYSNYTKGVFFDGMAFRNAKEGIAIGDPIKGRFTVIRTKDSGNTWQADPFEALPVAKEGEAIFAASGTSVRIIPGGQACFVTGGTNSRFISGWERWTPVEWNFTHGSPGTGAFSVAFADKQHGIAVGGDYTKDTLTTNNCLITKDGGRSWQPVATPPRGYRSCVQYIGYHTFVTTGTSGTDISEDGGLNWHNISKEGYHVAGIAPAGKQVWLAGSKKLGSFGRFKL; this is encoded by the coding sequence ATGAGCGTGCTCAATAACGGCGTTATCTGGCTTTCAGGTACGGATGGCAAAGTGGGCCGTAGTACCGACCACGGCGCTCACTGGGACTGGATCACGGTACCGGGGTATGATTCCTGCGACTGGCGTTCACTGGTGGCCTTCAACGATAAGCGGGCACTGCTGCTGAATGCAGGAGAACCGGCCCATCTGCTGCTGACCACAGATGGGGGCGCTACCTGGAAAGAAGTATATTCCAACTATACCAAAGGCGTTTTCTTTGATGGTATGGCTTTCAGGAACGCCAAAGAAGGCATCGCCATTGGCGATCCTATCAAGGGCAGGTTTACGGTCATCCGGACGAAAGATAGTGGTAATACCTGGCAGGCAGATCCTTTTGAAGCATTGCCTGTGGCAAAAGAAGGTGAAGCCATCTTCGCTGCCAGCGGCACCAGTGTACGCATTATACCCGGCGGACAAGCCTGTTTTGTAACAGGCGGCACCAATAGTCGTTTCATCAGCGGCTGGGAGCGCTGGACACCCGTAGAATGGAATTTCACACACGGTAGTCCGGGCACCGGCGCATTCTCTGTTGCATTTGCCGATAAGCAACATGGTATAGCTGTAGGAGGCGATTATACAAAGGATACCCTTACTACAAACAACTGTCTCATCACGAAAGATGGCGGCCGCAGCTGGCAGCCTGTTGCTACACCTCCCAGGGGTTATCGTTCCTGTGTGCAATACATCGGCTATCATACTTTCGTTACAACAGGCACATCCGGTACGGATATCTCTGAAGACGGCGGTCTCAACTGGCATAACATCAGTAAAGAAGGATATCATGTAGCCGGTATAGCGCCCGCGGGTAAACAGGTATGGCTCGCCGGCAGTAAGAAGCTGGGCAGCTTCGGCAGGTTCAAATTATAA
- a CDS encoding glycoside hydrolase family 31 protein: MQVTTSSGKYSAKHYPDIIKEWKKEGNYFYFYTSETILEVRIISDKIVRFRYAADGNFQRDFSYAVSERLEESPVNFGLREYEENFEIYTEALRIYIARDDMRLTITDPEGFIINQDELGFHWQYYLQKGGKIVYCSKQIQEDEYFFGMGDKPTDLNLHGKRLENYGTDAYGFQKDTDPLYRNIPFYYGLHRGKAYGIFFDNTFRTIFDFGKERENVTSFWARGGEMNYYFIYGPELLKVAEGYTSITGTAELPPLWALGYQQCRWSYYPDKRVKEIAAEFRKRQIPCDVIHLDIDYMEGFRCFTWSKEGFPDPVGLIKELSAQGFKVVVIIDPGIKVDPDYNIYKQGIQNNYFCKRQDGALMEGDVWPGKCVFPDYTNPEVRKWWAGLFKELVDAGVRGVWNDMNEPAVFEMGTFPEDVRHDYDGEAVSHRKAHNVYGHLMSKATAAGMRKFLMPNRPFVISRSCYAGAQRWTSFWTGDNVSSWDHLWLASIQCQRLAVSGISFSGSDIGGFIGEPDGELYVRWIQLAVFHPLMRTHSASNETGFNQEPWSFGPEFETVARKFIQLRYHLLPYLYTTFWQYSRWGTPMIRPLAFVAQHDKQTYDRSHEFMLGDSLLISHVSEPGMKEKEVYLPEGQWYYYWNDQVYNGGQVIKIATPLDEMPLFVKAGVVIPNYPKIQHVEERNTEEMILQVYYSTQETSSFLYEDAGDHYGYKNGQYNDIRFKQTSEKHRFALRKKYFGQYNAAYRRHNIHVHGLPFKAKEYILDGKAVKLTAANFVGNVVNIVVDRKFENLVIR; this comes from the coding sequence ATGCAAGTAACAACCTCATCGGGTAAGTATTCAGCCAAGCATTATCCGGATATAATTAAAGAGTGGAAAAAAGAAGGGAACTACTTCTATTTTTATACATCAGAAACCATTTTGGAAGTCAGGATCATTTCAGATAAGATCGTTCGCTTCCGCTACGCCGCCGACGGTAATTTTCAAAGAGACTTCTCCTATGCTGTCAGCGAGCGGCTCGAAGAATCTCCGGTGAACTTCGGACTGCGCGAGTACGAAGAAAATTTCGAAATATATACTGAAGCCTTACGTATTTATATCGCCAGAGATGATATGCGCCTTACCATCACCGATCCGGAAGGCTTCATCATCAACCAGGACGAACTGGGCTTTCACTGGCAGTATTATCTGCAGAAAGGCGGCAAGATCGTATACTGCAGCAAACAGATACAGGAAGATGAATATTTCTTCGGTATGGGCGATAAACCTACCGATCTGAACCTGCACGGCAAACGCCTGGAGAACTATGGTACAGATGCCTACGGTTTTCAGAAAGATACAGATCCTTTATACCGTAACATCCCTTTCTACTATGGTCTGCATCGTGGAAAAGCATACGGCATCTTCTTCGATAATACCTTCCGCACCATCTTCGATTTCGGTAAAGAAAGAGAGAATGTGACCAGCTTCTGGGCAAGAGGCGGTGAAATGAACTATTACTTCATTTACGGACCTGAATTGCTGAAAGTAGCTGAAGGGTATACCAGCATCACCGGTACTGCCGAATTGCCGCCTTTATGGGCCCTGGGCTATCAGCAATGCCGCTGGAGCTACTACCCCGACAAAAGGGTCAAAGAGATTGCAGCCGAATTCCGGAAACGCCAGATCCCCTGTGATGTGATCCACCTGGATATTGACTACATGGAAGGATTCCGCTGTTTCACCTGGAGCAAGGAGGGATTCCCTGATCCCGTAGGACTGATAAAAGAGCTCTCCGCGCAGGGCTTCAAAGTGGTGGTGATCATCGATCCCGGCATCAAGGTAGACCCCGACTATAACATCTATAAACAGGGCATACAAAACAACTATTTCTGTAAAAGACAGGATGGCGCGCTCATGGAAGGCGATGTGTGGCCTGGCAAATGCGTGTTCCCCGACTATACCAATCCCGAAGTACGTAAATGGTGGGCCGGCCTCTTCAAAGAACTGGTGGATGCAGGCGTGAGAGGTGTATGGAACGATATGAACGAACCGGCAGTGTTCGAAATGGGTACCTTCCCTGAAGATGTGCGCCACGACTATGACGGAGAAGCCGTAAGCCACCGTAAAGCGCACAATGTGTACGGACACCTGATGAGTAAAGCAACCGCGGCCGGTATGAGGAAATTCCTGATGCCCAACAGGCCCTTCGTGATATCCCGCTCCTGCTACGCAGGCGCACAACGGTGGACCTCCTTCTGGACCGGCGATAACGTATCCAGCTGGGATCACCTCTGGCTGGCTTCTATACAGTGCCAGCGCCTTGCCGTATCGGGGATCTCCTTTTCAGGAAGTGATATCGGTGGCTTTATAGGCGAGCCCGATGGAGAATTGTATGTACGCTGGATACAGTTAGCGGTGTTCCACCCGCTGATGCGCACACATTCGGCCAGTAACGAAACCGGCTTTAACCAGGAACCATGGAGCTTCGGACCTGAATTCGAAACAGTGGCCAGGAAATTCATCCAGCTGCGTTATCACCTGCTACCTTACCTCTACACTACTTTCTGGCAATACAGCCGCTGGGGCACCCCAATGATCCGCCCCCTGGCCTTCGTTGCCCAGCACGATAAACAAACCTACGATCGCTCACATGAATTTATGCTGGGAGATTCCCTGCTGATCAGCCATGTGTCTGAACCAGGTATGAAAGAAAAGGAAGTATACCTGCCGGAAGGACAATGGTACTATTACTGGAATGACCAGGTATATAATGGCGGACAGGTAATTAAGATAGCCACGCCGCTCGATGAGATGCCGCTTTTCGTGAAAGCAGGGGTTGTAATTCCGAACTATCCGAAGATCCAGCATGTAGAAGAACGCAACACAGAAGAGATGATCTTACAGGTATATTATTCTACGCAGGAAACAAGCAGTTTTCTTTACGAAGATGCAGGCGATCATTACGGCTACAAAAATGGTCAGTATAACGATATCAGATTCAAACAAACTTCAGAAAAACATCGCTTCGCACTCCGGAAAAAATATTTCGGTCAGTATAACGCTGCATACAGAAGACATAACATACATGTACATGGTTTGCCATTCAAAGCAAAGGAATATATTTTGGATGGAAAGGCTGTAAAGCTTACTGCTGCTAACTTTGTGGGGAATGTGGTAAATATTGTAGTGGACAGGAAATTCGAAAATCTAGTTATCAGATAA
- a CDS encoding KGG domain-containing protein, translating into MAAEQSNQFTQEQEKLERDQERETRESGAHAENKQSSEEKSTTNRKDKRGFASMDAAMQRAIASKGGRAAHAQGVAHEFNSAEAREAGRKGGVAVSRNRQHMAEIGKKGGEAAHNKRKKDNSNSSV; encoded by the coding sequence ATGGCTGCAGAACAAAGCAATCAATTCACACAAGAGCAGGAAAAACTGGAAAGGGATCAAGAGCGTGAAACCAGGGAATCAGGAGCACATGCAGAGAACAAACAATCATCCGAAGAAAAGAGTACTACAAACCGCAAAGATAAACGTGGTTTCGCATCCATGGATGCAGCGATGCAACGCGCTATAGCCAGTAAAGGTGGACGCGCCGCTCATGCTCAGGGTGTTGCTCACGAATTTAACTCTGCTGAAGCCCGGGAGGCCGGACGTAAAGGTGGAGTAGCTGTCAGCAGAAACAGGCAGCACATGGCCGAAATCGGTAAAAAAGGTGGTGAAGCTGCTCACAACAAGAGGAAGAAGGACAATTCCAACTCATCGGTGTAA
- a CDS encoding phosphatase PAP2 family protein: MQKLTANTRQLYPFLIPYLFLLILVLVFKILYSKEDIYYFINGLHFPAGDVFFPYMTEAGSTVSAIVACLLLLFVSYRSSVLMASSLILTTLINVPLKNLFFAPRPRLYFAAHTRPIYYVPDVEVLANNFSFPSGHTVCAFTMAVVLTYITPRKTFGYLYLLLALLVAYSRMYMSQHFLEDVTAGSVLATVVTIVWLSWFGNRPFFSDPRWNGSLSRKRNAA; the protein is encoded by the coding sequence TTGCAAAAACTAACTGCCAATACCCGACAGCTCTATCCCTTTCTCATTCCCTATCTCTTCCTGCTTATCCTGGTACTTGTCTTCAAAATATTATATTCAAAAGAGGATATCTATTACTTCATTAACGGGCTGCATTTCCCTGCAGGCGATGTTTTCTTTCCTTACATGACGGAAGCCGGCAGCACTGTTTCCGCTATTGTAGCCTGCCTGCTCCTGCTTTTCGTGAGTTACCGCAGCAGTGTACTGATGGCCTCCAGCCTCATACTCACTACACTGATCAATGTACCGCTGAAGAACCTGTTCTTTGCGCCAAGGCCCAGGCTCTATTTTGCGGCACATACACGCCCGATCTATTATGTGCCCGATGTGGAAGTACTGGCCAACAATTTCAGCTTTCCCTCAGGGCATACCGTATGCGCTTTTACGATGGCTGTCGTACTGACATATATTACTCCCCGGAAAACCTTCGGATATCTTTACCTGTTACTGGCCCTTCTTGTGGCCTATTCCCGCATGTATATGAGCCAGCACTTCCTGGAAGATGTTACCGCGGGCTCTGTCCTTGCTACTGTCGTTACCATCGTCTGGCTTTCCTGGTTCGGCAACAGGCCTTTTTTCAGTGATCCACGCTGGAACGGATCCCTGAGCAGAAAAAGGAATGCCGCTTAG
- a CDS encoding toxin-antitoxin system YwqK family antitoxin encodes MRKVSVFLFLQFMMLAAFAQMPQIKPNKVDAQQRKQGEWQEEMPEVRGEPGYTWEGAYVDNLKEGIWKKYALSGGLIAEETYKHGQLNGYCRYFYSNGLVSAEGSFVAMGIDGEIDNYRIIDPITGEERFEEVKRDGSSQRNGMWKIYDEEGKMTKEYYRRGEPITEEEFGKEPAKPATAKPALPPPPASLPHQKKKGRS; translated from the coding sequence ATGAGAAAAGTGAGTGTTTTTTTATTTCTACAGTTCATGATGCTGGCCGCTTTTGCGCAGATGCCGCAGATAAAGCCCAACAAAGTGGACGCGCAGCAACGCAAACAGGGCGAATGGCAGGAGGAGATGCCCGAAGTGCGTGGAGAGCCGGGCTATACCTGGGAGGGGGCCTATGTCGATAACCTGAAGGAGGGCATATGGAAGAAGTATGCATTGTCCGGCGGGCTGATTGCCGAAGAAACCTACAAACATGGACAGCTGAATGGTTATTGCCGTTATTTTTATTCCAATGGCCTGGTAAGCGCCGAAGGTTCTTTTGTAGCGATGGGTATAGACGGTGAGATAGACAATTACAGGATCATAGACCCCATCACCGGTGAAGAGCGGTTTGAGGAAGTAAAGCGCGATGGTAGTTCCCAGCGTAACGGGATGTGGAAGATATATGACGAGGAAGGGAAGATGACAAAAGAATATTACAGAAGGGGAGAACCGATCACAGAAGAAGAATTCGGCAAAGAGCCGGCAAAACCTGCAACTGCAAAACCTGCACTACCGCCACCACCTGCATCGCTGCCGCATCAGAAAAAGAAAGGCAGGTCATAA
- a CDS encoding DUF4382 domain-containing protein translates to MKTYLRTTGWGLAALVLLAFAFHACQKDNSASMSPGAGQQRLSVYFADDPGYFDNVFLDIRKVEVLVDTCTTDADDDNDRWDNDYERCGWWEDHHDDKDHCDVWDSLGIRAGVYDVLSLRNGADTVLGDGIVPEGKVKKIRITLGDNNYLVKDSTTYPLKSPSGQVKIVIQVRHDEWEEFSDKNFRLWLDFDIDRSIIQTRQGQFILRPVLHVFTLKQTGSISGRVTPRDAFPVITVYNDKDTSYALPWIDGQYKVRGLKAGTYNLFVNASNGYKDTTITGIVVKRGDNTKVGDIKLRK, encoded by the coding sequence ATGAAGACCTATCTCCGAACTACCGGATGGGGACTAGCCGCATTAGTATTGCTGGCTTTCGCCTTCCATGCCTGCCAGAAGGACAATTCCGCGTCCATGTCACCTGGCGCAGGGCAACAAAGATTAAGTGTTTATTTCGCTGACGATCCGGGTTACTTTGACAACGTATTCCTGGACATCCGCAAGGTAGAAGTACTGGTAGATACCTGTACTACTGATGCGGACGACGACAACGACCGTTGGGACAATGACTACGAGCGTTGCGGCTGGTGGGAAGACCACCACGATGACAAGGATCACTGCGATGTGTGGGATTCTCTTGGCATCCGTGCCGGCGTGTACGATGTATTATCCCTGCGCAATGGCGCCGATACGGTGTTGGGCGACGGTATCGTACCTGAGGGCAAGGTGAAAAAGATCAGGATCACCCTGGGCGACAACAACTACCTGGTGAAGGACAGCACTACTTATCCGCTGAAATCACCTTCCGGCCAGGTAAAGATCGTTATCCAGGTGCGTCACGACGAGTGGGAGGAATTCTCTGATAAGAATTTCCGACTCTGGCTCGACTTTGACATCGACCGTTCTATTATCCAGACCCGTCAGGGACAGTTCATTCTGCGTCCTGTGCTCCATGTATTCACTTTGAAACAGACTGGCAGCATTTCCGGCAGGGTAACACCGCGGGATGCCTTCCCTGTGATCACTGTGTATAATGACAAGGATACTTCCTATGCATTACCCTGGATAGACGGGCAGTATAAAGTAAGGGGACTGAAAGCAGGTACATACAACCTGTTTGTAAATGCTTCAAATGGTTACAAAGACACTACCATCACGGGTATCGTCGTGAAGAGGGGTGATAATACGAAAGTAGGCGACATTAAGTTACGCAAATAG
- the glgB gene encoding 1,4-alpha-glucan branching protein GlgB: MTTEKKPKLQAVVPFSLFSARDVELFQEGKHAHLYEKFGAHAVEYEGVKGTYFAVWAPNAAFISLIGDFNDWDHYSHTLYPRWDKSGIWEGFVPNVKKGTLYKYFIRSNSGEELRKGDPYANYWEVRPRTASVTWHLDYKWKDKRWMESRKAHNSLESPFSVYEVHLGSWRRPDRHNHEVFYTYGEIAEKLVPYVKEMGFTHVELMPVMEHPFDGSWGYQGTGYYAPTSRYGSPQDFMAFVDAFHHAGIGVILDWVPSHFPYDAHGLYRFDGSHVYEYADMRKGYHPDWNSYIFNYARNEVRSFLLSNAVFWLDKFHVDGLRVDAVASMIHLNYSRDTGAWEPNIHGGEENLEAISFLKHMNETIYRLFPDVQTIAEESTSFYGVSKPVYMGGLGFGMKWMMGWMNDTLAYFKRDPYHRKWHQDQLTFSIAYAFTENFMLPLSHDEVVHGKSPMLYKMPGDDWQKFANLRLMYSYMFTHPGTKLLFMGDEFGQTSEWNFRSELDWHLLVHSSHQGLKEFVKELNHLYRSEPALYIKQFDYYGFEWINLSDYDISVLSYLRKGYKPEEDILIILNMTPIPREHYAMGLEGGGKWREILNSDDSRFFGSGVVNTGILSAAEEPFNGKSHVLRLRIPPLGATILKRVTQ, from the coding sequence ATGACAACAGAAAAAAAGCCGAAACTACAGGCAGTAGTACCGTTTTCCTTGTTCTCCGCCAGGGATGTAGAGCTTTTCCAGGAAGGAAAGCATGCCCATTTATATGAGAAATTCGGTGCGCATGCAGTAGAATATGAAGGGGTGAAAGGCACTTATTTCGCAGTATGGGCACCCAATGCAGCCTTTATATCCCTTATTGGCGACTTCAACGATTGGGACCATTATAGTCACACTTTGTACCCCAGATGGGACAAGTCCGGTATATGGGAGGGATTTGTGCCAAACGTAAAGAAAGGAACCCTCTATAAATATTTTATCCGTTCCAATTCAGGAGAGGAGCTCCGTAAGGGAGATCCTTATGCCAACTATTGGGAGGTACGTCCGAGAACGGCTTCCGTTACCTGGCACCTGGATTATAAGTGGAAGGACAAACGCTGGATGGAAAGCCGGAAAGCGCACAATAGCCTGGAAAGCCCTTTCAGTGTATATGAAGTACATCTGGGCTCCTGGCGCCGGCCGGACAGGCATAATCATGAAGTATTCTATACGTACGGCGAGATCGCTGAAAAGCTGGTGCCCTATGTAAAGGAAATGGGTTTTACCCATGTGGAACTGATGCCGGTGATGGAGCATCCCTTTGACGGCTCCTGGGGCTACCAGGGCACGGGGTATTATGCGCCGACGTCGAGATATGGTTCTCCACAGGATTTTATGGCCTTTGTGGATGCCTTCCACCATGCAGGCATCGGCGTGATCCTCGATTGGGTGCCTTCACATTTCCCCTACGATGCACATGGCCTGTACAGGTTTGACGGCTCGCATGTGTACGAGTATGCGGATATGCGTAAGGGATATCACCCCGACTGGAACAGCTATATTTTCAATTATGCACGTAATGAAGTGCGCTCGTTCCTGTTGAGCAATGCGGTATTCTGGCTGGACAAATTCCATGTGGATGGTTTGCGGGTAGATGCGGTGGCCTCTATGATCCACCTGAACTATTCACGCGACACGGGCGCCTGGGAACCGAATATACATGGGGGAGAGGAGAACCTGGAGGCGATCTCTTTCCTGAAGCATATGAATGAAACGATCTATCGTTTGTTCCCGGATGTACAGACCATTGCAGAAGAATCAACTTCCTTCTACGGTGTGTCCAAACCGGTATATATGGGAGGGCTGGGTTTTGGCATGAAATGGATGATGGGCTGGATGAACGATACGCTGGCTTATTTCAAACGCGATCCCTATCATCGTAAATGGCACCAGGACCAGCTGACCTTCAGTATTGCCTATGCGTTTACGGAAAACTTCATGCTGCCCCTGAGCCATGATGAGGTGGTGCATGGTAAATCGCCCATGCTGTATAAGATGCCGGGAGATGACTGGCAGAAGTTTGCCAATCTGCGCCTGATGTATAGTTATATGTTCACACATCCCGGAACAAAATTGCTGTTCATGGGAGATGAATTCGGGCAGACGAGCGAGTGGAACTTCCGTTCAGAGCTGGACTGGCATTTGCTGGTGCATAGCTCCCACCAGGGATTGAAGGAGTTTGTGAAGGAACTGAATCACCTGTACAGATCAGAACCGGCGCTGTATATCAAGCAGTTCGACTATTATGGTTTTGAGTGGATCAACCTGTCTGATTATGACATTAGTGTACTGTCTTACCTGCGCAAGGGCTACAAACCGGAAGAAGACATACTGATCATCCTGAACATGACACCGATACCGCGGGAACATTATGCTATGGGCCTGGAAGGTGGCGGAAAATGGCGGGAGATCCTCAACAGTGACGACAGCCGTTTCTTTGGCAGTGGCGTTGTAAATACCGGCATCCTTAGTGCCGCTGAGGAGCCATTCAATGGTAAAAGCCATGTATTGCGCCTGCGCATACCCCCGCTGGGCGCGACTATTTTAAAAAGAGTGACACAATAG
- a CDS encoding DEAD/DEAH box helicase, whose translation MTTFETLGLQEPILKGIQDLGFIAPTPIQEKAIPVLLGGDRDFVGLAQTGTGKTAAFGLPLLQQIDIKQRHPQGLILCPTRELCLQITNDLKNFSKHLGDVSIVAVYGGSSIVQQLRDLKRGVHIVVATPGRLLDIIERKAVNFTNVRYVVLDEADEMLNMGFQEDINNILSNTPDEKTTWLFSATMPQEVRRIAQKYMTDPFELTVGNKNSGNVNIEHEYYVVRPREKYAALKRIVDFNPEIFGIIFTRTKIESQEIAESLIRDGYNADALHGDLTQQQRDKVMKRFREKSLQVLVATDVAARGIDVDNVTHVINYELPDDVENYTHRSGRTARAGKSGVSIAIISGRDIGKIRQIERVIGKKFTKVEVPDGFAVCEKQLFGLVHKVHNVVVNEEQIEPYLERIFEEFAAMSKEEIIKRFASLEFNQFLEYYQDAPDLNVKEERRSLDGGTDRRSNNGKFTRLFINLGSVDDFTRGDMLRYLCDTSGVRGNKIGRIDLKGVYSFFEVENDVVEKFQQTFKKAEYNGRSVRIEMSQDGDKRRSGGSRPPREGGSSGRRWEGSSAGSGAGRSGGFKKRY comes from the coding sequence ATGACTACATTTGAAACATTAGGCTTACAAGAGCCGATTTTAAAAGGAATCCAGGACCTGGGATTTATTGCACCTACGCCAATACAGGAAAAAGCTATTCCTGTGTTATTAGGGGGCGACAGGGACTTTGTAGGTTTGGCCCAGACGGGCACAGGTAAGACGGCAGCATTTGGCCTGCCGCTGCTACAGCAGATAGATATTAAACAACGTCATCCACAGGGATTGATCTTGTGTCCGACACGTGAATTATGTTTACAGATCACCAATGACCTGAAGAACTTCAGCAAGCACCTGGGTGATGTGAGCATCGTAGCCGTGTATGGTGGTTCCAGCATCGTGCAGCAGCTGCGCGATCTGAAAAGAGGCGTGCACATCGTAGTGGCAACTCCCGGCCGTCTGCTCGATATCATCGAGAGAAAGGCGGTAAACTTTACCAACGTACGTTATGTTGTACTGGACGAAGCAGATGAAATGCTGAACATGGGTTTCCAGGAAGACATCAACAATATATTATCCAATACACCTGATGAGAAGACCACCTGGTTGTTCTCCGCTACCATGCCGCAGGAGGTTCGCCGTATTGCACAGAAATACATGACGGATCCTTTTGAGCTGACTGTAGGTAACAAGAACAGTGGTAACGTCAATATCGAGCACGAATATTACGTAGTACGGCCACGCGAAAAATACGCGGCGCTGAAACGTATCGTGGATTTCAACCCTGAGATCTTCGGTATCATCTTTACCCGTACCAAGATCGAATCACAGGAAATTGCAGAATCACTTATCCGTGACGGTTATAATGCCGATGCACTGCATGGCGACCTTACACAGCAACAGCGTGACAAGGTAATGAAACGCTTCCGTGAGAAATCACTGCAGGTACTGGTAGCTACGGATGTTGCTGCCCGTGGTATCGACGTTGACAACGTAACACACGTGATCAACTACGAACTGCCTGATGACGTGGAGAACTACACTCACCGTTCCGGCCGTACGGCGCGTGCTGGTAAATCCGGTGTATCTATCGCTATCATCAGCGGTCGCGATATCGGAAAGATCCGCCAGATCGAAAGAGTGATCGGTAAGAAATTTACCAAAGTAGAAGTACCGGATGGTTTCGCAGTATGTGAAAAACAACTCTTCGGACTTGTACATAAGGTACACAACGTTGTAGTGAACGAAGAACAGATAGAACCTTACCTGGAACGCATATTCGAAGAGTTTGCGGCCATGAGCAAGGAAGAGATCATCAAACGTTTTGCTTCCCTGGAGTTCAACCAGTTCCTGGAATACTACCAGGATGCACCGGACCTGAACGTGAAGGAAGAAAGAAGGTCATTGGATGGTGGTACCGACCGCAGAAGCAACAACGGTAAATTTACCCGCCTGTTCATCAACCTGGGTTCTGTAGACGACTTTACCCGTGGCGACATGTTACGCTACCTCTGCGATACCAGTGGCGTACGCGGTAACAAGATCGGCCGTATTGACCTGAAGGGTGTTTACTCCTTCTTCGAAGTTGAGAACGACGTGGTAGAGAAATTCCAGCAGACCTTCAAGAAGGCAGAATACAATGGCCGCAGCGTGCGTATAGAAATGTCGCAGGATGGCGATAAACGTCGTTCCGGTGGCAGCCGTCCTCCACGTGAAGGCGGTAGCAGCGGCAGACGTTGGGAAGGCAGCAGCGCCGGAAGCGGAGCTGGCCGTAGCGGCGGTTTTAAAAAGAGATATTAA